The DNA region TCGTGAAACCCACGGCGAACAGGAGGCCGATGATCGTGATGCTGTTCCCGAGGGTCACGGCCGCCAGGGGCAGTGTTCCTACGCGGCCCACCATGATGGTGTCGGCGGCCACCGTCACCATGTCGCTCACCTGGGAGATCGCGACGGGCATGGCGAGGCGGACGAGAGGCCGTAACTGGGACATCGGGACTTCCTGCGGGATGAGAGGGGTGGGGAATACCGGTTCGCGTGACCGGTCGAGGACGAACGAAAAGCAATGTTCGTGCCGTCCCCGATTCCATGGGCTGCCGCCCCGATTGCAGGGTTCGTGCTACCGGTTTTCGCCGTAATTTGCAAGGCCTCGTTCCCGCAACTCCACTTCCAACCCCTAACGACCGCATACGCGCATGGCCCGTTTTGGACTGTTCTCCAATGATGTCGGTATCGACCTTGGTACTGCAAACACCCTGATCTGGCAGAAAGGCAAAGGGATCGTGCTCAATGAGCCGACCATCGTGGCCTTCGATCGTACGACGAAGCACATCATTTCGATAGGCCGGGAAGCGCAGGAAATGGTGGGGCGTACGCACCGGGAAATCAAGACGATACGTCCCTTGAAGGACGGCGTCATCTCCGACTTCGAAATCGCCGAAGGCATGCTGCGGGCCTTCATCCGTAAACTGTCGAGTTCATGGCAGCCCGCGCGTCGTATGGTGATCTGCGTTCCGTCCGGCATCACCGAGGTGGAAAAACGCGCCGTACGGGATTCTGCGGAACACGCCGGCGCCAAGGAAGTCCACCTCATCGCCGAACCCATGGCCGCCGCCATCGGTGTGGGCCTCGACGTCCACGAACCGATGGGGAACATGATCGTGGATATCGGCGGGGGAACGACGGAGATCGCCGTCATCGCCCTGTCCGGTATCGTTGCCGACGAATCGATCCGTATCGCAGGCGACGAGCTCACGAGCTCCATCGTCAACTACTTCAAACGCCAGCACAACATCCTTATCGGCGATCGTACGGCGGAGATCATCAAGTGCCATGTGGGCTCGGCCTTCCCGCTCGACGAAGAGCTGGAGATCGAAGTCAAGGGCCGTGACATGGTGAGCGGCATCCCCCGCTCCATCATCATCTCGAGCGAGGAGATCCGCGAGGCTCTCAACGAGAACGTCACCGTCATCGTCGAAGCCGTCCTCAACCTCCTCGAAAAGACGCCGCCTGAACTTTCGGCGGATATCTACGATCGTGGCATCATCCTCACGGGCGGTGGCGCCCTGTTGAAGGGACTCGACGAGCGTCTGCGCCGCGAGACGAAGCTGCCGGTCCATGTAGCCGAAGACCCGCTCACGGCCGTCGTGCGCGGCACCGGCAAGGTTCTCGAAGATCTCAGTGGATACTCGAACGTCCTGATCAAGTCGAAGCGCTACTGATGCAGCGGTTCATCGCATTCGTCGTCCGCTTCAAGAACTACATCGCCCTCTGTGCGCTGGTGGTGATGAGCTTCGCCATGATGAGCTTCGGCAGCCTGTCGCAGCTCGGCGGGTTCCGCGCCGTCGTCGTAGGCTCCATCGGGTGGTTGCAGAGCTTGTTCGCCTGGATTCCGAATCCGGTGGCGCTGAAGAGCGAGAATCTTGCCCTGCGCGAACTCAATCTCCAGTTGTCGGTGGAAAGTGCGCGAAGCCGCCAGGCCATGGTGGAGAACGCCACGCTGCGCCGCATGCTGGAACTTCCGAAGCTGACGGAGTATCGACTGATCGCCGCCGACGTGGTAGGGAAGACGACGACACAGTTGCGGAACTACGCCACCATCAACAAGGGCGGCGCCGATGGCCTCAAGGAAGGCATGTGCTGTATCACCGATGCAGGCCTGGTGGGACTGATCATCGGTGTGTCGGATCATTATGCCGTGGTCCAGCTCCTGCTCAACCGCGATACGCGGGTGGCGGCGAAGGTCCAGCGTTCCCGCGTCGATGGCATCATCGCCTGGGAAGGCGAGACGTATCTGACGCTGAAGAACATTCCGAAGTCGTTCGATGTCCAGGCTGGCGACGTCGTCCTTACGTCCAACTACAGCAGCCGGTATCCGGCGAACCTCGTCATCGGCCGCCTTACACAGGTCGAGGACGAGAACAATTCGCTCTTCCGCCGCGTGGTGGTGGAGCCCGCCGTGAATTTCGCGACGCTGGAACAGGTCTTCATCGTCGAGTATATTCCGAATACCGAACGGCTGGAGCTGGAGCATGCGACGGACGAGCGGATGCGCCAGCGCTCACAACAACGATAGGCTCTTCCGATCATGAATGTACTGTTCGATAGGACTCAGTTCGCGACCAATCCGGCCCTGCGCTTCGTGGCATATGCCGTCGTCGCCATGGTGCTGTCCGTCATTCACGTCGTCTTCCTTCGGTTCGTCGCCGTCAGCAGCGTCACACCCGATCTCCTGCTGATCCTCACGGTCTGGATCGCTTTGGTCGAAGGTCAGTTCGTCGGTATGTTTGCCGGGTTCGCCAGTGGTATCCTGTTCGATATCGTATCGGCCGACGTACTCGGCAGTAATGCACTCGCCAAGACGGTGGCGGCCTTCGTGGCCGGCTATTTCTGGAGGGAAGGGTTCGCCATGCAGACGATCGGAAGCTATCGCTTCCTGCTGATCGTGGCGCTGTGCGGGGGATTGCACAACGTGCTCTACTTCTTCTTCTACGTCAAGCCGATGCAGATCTCGTTCCCCATGTTTTTTCTGACGTACGGCGTGGCCACGACGCTGTACACCACCGTTGCCGCCGTCTTCCCGATGCTCTACGTCAACAGGAAGAAGGAGTGGTAGGAAGGTTCCGTAACGAGGGCCCGTCACCACGATTCGCAACACGTTTCCCGTTGGTTCCGCATGTATCTAAGCAAACTTGAAATGGTCGGCTTCAAGAGCTTCGCTCACAAGACCGAGCTGAGCTTTACCGACGGCGTCACGTCCATCGTAGGGCCGAACGGTTGCGGGAAGTCGAACATCGTCGACGCCATCCGCTGGGTGCTGGGCGAGCAGAAGTCGTCCACCCTCCGTGCCGATTCCATGGATCAGGTGATCTTCAACGGCTCGAAGACGCGCAAGCCGCTCGGCATGGCCGAAGTGTCCCTGACGATCGAGAACAACAAGCAGATACTCCCCACGGAGTATTCGCAGGTGACGATCACACGGCGCCTGTTCCGGAACGGAGACAGCCAGTATCTGCTGAACAAGACGCAGTGCCGTCTCCGCGACATCGTCGATCTCTTCATGGATACCGGAATGGGCTCCGATGCCTACTCGGTGATCGAGCTGAAGATGATCGAGACGATCCTCAGCGACAAGGCCGACGAACGCCGCCACCTGTTCGAGGAAGCCGCAGGCGTCACGAAGTACAAGGCTCGCCGCCGCGAGGCACAGCGCAAGCTCGAAGCCGCCGAACGCGATATCGCACGCGTACAGGACATCGTCCGCGAAGTGCAGAAGACGGTGAACTCGCTCGCACGCCAGGCCGAGAAGGCTCGTCAGCACCAGGAATTGTCGACGCGTCTGCGTGAGCTGGACAGGTTGCTCTTCGCCTTCGAATATCTCGACGAATACATGGCCCTGAAGCAGTTCGAGGCCCGTATCACGGATATCCGCAAACGTCGCGAAGAAGCCGAAGCCACGCTGCAGAGCGGAGAAGCCGCAGTGGTGACGACGGAGGCCGAACATCAGGCACGTGAAGTGGAACTGCGGACCGCGCTCGAAGCCGAAGGCAATGTGCGTTCGGCCCTGGGCGAAGTGCAGCAGCAGGTCTCTCTGCTCGAAGAGCGTCGCGCCGCCACGCAACGTGCACTGGACAGACTGGAACGCGAACAGAACGAGTCGCAGTCGCAGCAGTTGAGCACGTCCGAAGAACTCCGCAGCGTGCGTGAACGCCTCGAGGCGATCCGCGTCGAAGTCGAGGTGGCCCAGCAGGATGCCGGCGGACAGAAGCAGCGCGTGCATGAGATGAACGAAGGCATGCATGCGGCCCGCCAGGAAGCGTCGTCACGACGTGAAGCATTGAATCAGGCCCGCCAGGTCCTGGCGGAAGAACGTAATCAGGCCGACAGGTTCCGCATCCAGGCCGAAGGGCTTCAACGTCGTCTCCGCGACAACGAAAGCCAGCAGACGGTGGCCGCCGAGCGCCTGCGTCAGGTGGAGGAGCAGAGTATCCGCGAACGCGAGGATCTGCCCGCACTGGACGCTCAGCTCGCAGAAGCTGAACAGCGCCAGCATTCCGAAGAAGAACGTCAACAGCGCCTGCGTACCGAGCAGGAAGGTCTGCAGCAGGAGTCGGAAGGGCTCCGCGCCCAGGCCGCCCATAGCAAGGCGTCCCTCGAATTCCTGATCGGCCTCGTCGACACGACCGAAAGCAGCAAGTTCCTGATGTCGACGCCGGAGTGGACGCCGTCGGGCGAGAAACTCACGCTGGCCGAAGTGCTGAATACGGCCGAAGATCTGCGTGTGGCCATCGAAGCGGCGTTGGGCGAATCCGCCCGCTACTTCGTCGTCGCCAATCGCCAGGAAGCCAATCAGGCAATCGGCGCACTTGCCCGGAACAACGTCGGCAAGGCTACGTTCCTCTGCCGTGACGCAGTACCCGATCTCGGCGCTCCGCCGCAGTTGCCTCAGGTCGATGGTATCATGGGCTGGGCGAGCGAGCTGGTGCGTACCGACGACGCTCTCCGTGGTGCCGTCCGCGGCATCCTTGGTCGTACCGTCGTCGTCCGTACGGTGGAAGACGCATGGCGCGCCATCGAACAGACGCCGGCGGATGCTGCCGTGACGCTGGCCGGTGAGATCGTGCATCGGGCCGGTGCCGTCCGTGGCGGCTCGGTGTCGAAGACGGAAGGTGTCCGTGTCGGACGCCGTGAACGCATCGAACAGCTTCGTGGTGAGGTCGCCCGGCTCGAGGAGCGTATCGGCGAGATCGACGAACGCCTGCGCGAGATCAAGCAGGAGTTGTCGACGATCGACCTG from Candidatus Kapaibacterium thiocyanatum includes:
- a CDS encoding rod shape-determining protein (functions in MreBCD complex in some organisms), with protein sequence MARFGLFSNDVGIDLGTANTLIWQKGKGIVLNEPTIVAFDRTTKHIISIGREAQEMVGRTHREIKTIRPLKDGVISDFEIAEGMLRAFIRKLSSSWQPARRMVICVPSGITEVEKRAVRDSAEHAGAKEVHLIAEPMAAAIGVGLDVHEPMGNMIVDIGGGTTEIAVIALSGIVADESIRIAGDELTSSIVNYFKRQHNILIGDRTAEIIKCHVGSAFPLDEELEIEVKGRDMVSGIPRSIIISSEEIREALNENVTVIVEAVLNLLEKTPPELSADIYDRGIILTGGGALLKGLDERLRRETKLPVHVAEDPLTAVVRGTGKVLEDLSGYSNVLIKSKRY
- a CDS encoding rod shape-determining protein MreC; protein product: MQRFIAFVVRFKNYIALCALVVMSFAMMSFGSLSQLGGFRAVVVGSIGWLQSLFAWIPNPVALKSENLALRELNLQLSVESARSRQAMVENATLRRMLELPKLTEYRLIAADVVGKTTTQLRNYATINKGGADGLKEGMCCITDAGLVGLIIGVSDHYAVVQLLLNRDTRVAAKVQRSRVDGIIAWEGETYLTLKNIPKSFDVQAGDVVLTSNYSSRYPANLVIGRLTQVEDENNSLFRRVVVEPAVNFATLEQVFIVEYIPNTERLELEHATDERMRQRSQQR
- a CDS encoding rod shape-determining protein MreD; protein product: MNVLFDRTQFATNPALRFVAYAVVAMVLSVIHVVFLRFVAVSSVTPDLLLILTVWIALVEGQFVGMFAGFASGILFDIVSADVLGSNALAKTVAAFVAGYFWREGFAMQTIGSYRFLLIVALCGGLHNVLYFFFYVKPMQISFPMFFLTYGVATTLYTTVAAVFPMLYVNRKKEW
- a CDS encoding chromosome segregation protein SMC, producing MVGFKSFAHKTELSFTDGVTSIVGPNGCGKSNIVDAIRWVLGEQKSSTLRADSMDQVIFNGSKTRKPLGMAEVSLTIENNKQILPTEYSQVTITRRLFRNGDSQYLLNKTQCRLRDIVDLFMDTGMGSDAYSVIELKMIETILSDKADERRHLFEEAAGVTKYKARRREAQRKLEAAERDIARVQDIVREVQKTVNSLARQAEKARQHQELSTRLRELDRLLFAFEYLDEYMALKQFEARITDIRKRREEAEATLQSGEAAVVTTEAEHQAREVELRTALEAEGNVRSALGEVQQQVSLLEERRAATQRALDRLEREQNESQSQQLSTSEELRSVRERLEAIRVEVEVAQQDAGGQKQRVHEMNEGMHAARQEASSRREALNQARQVLAEERNQADRFRIQAEGLQRRLRDNESQQTVAAERLRQVEEQSIREREDLPALDAQLAEAEQRQHSEEERQQRLRTEQEGLQQESEGLRAQAAHSKASLEFLIGLVDTTESSKFLMSTPEWTPSGEKLTLAEVLNTAEDLRVAIEAALGESARYFVVANRQEANQAIGALARNNVGKATFLCRDAVPDLGAPPQLPQVDGIMGWASELVRTDDALRGAVRGILGRTVVVRTVEDAWRAIEQTPADAAVTLAGEIVHRAGAVRGGSVSKTEGVRVGRRERIEQLRGEVARLEERIGEIDERLREIKQELSTIDLRRLADDVRRIALIRNDRIQKLQALQGRIDDISSQREMLEEEAAGFRAELEGVQQQGAEAERAITATAEGVAQLEQDVHASQQELLAAESRLNEATADMRAAEIHVVRLNGERQTLESDEARLSTQSLTIDQRREQRDHERTEFGQQLEQFAVERDHMAGQAEKLVVHLAESRAAREALELTVRECSAAFHAAGDAVRAQRKVVDNVTQELHEADLRFNEVRLRVEALVRRATEELDIAVPDEPVQPESEHSPDDLRLQVQELRRKLTTMGNVNFLALEEHEREAERLEFLTKQLTDLLDSQKTLTETIAEINLTAREQFTNTFIRIRENFITLFKVLFTEDDEADLMMVDDADPLECKVDIVAKPRGKRPHSIEMLSGGEKTLTAIALLFAIYLVKPSPFCILDEVDAPLDDANIDRYLKIIRRFAENTQFLMITHNKKTMEAADTLYGVTMEEPAVSKLVSVQLSGDSPRKSAA